A region from the Lolium perenne isolate Kyuss_39 chromosome 4, Kyuss_2.0, whole genome shotgun sequence genome encodes:
- the LOC127323290 gene encoding formiminotransferase cyclodeaminase-like protein isoform X1 codes for MESKLPDQAKVKAKLSMMHSKVICCKLYISESQNAMVVDAISRIGQKDPEVVLLSKFEDEYYNRVRYTLVSYIISSSSTGEAVFSPIRKVLLAMIETAFSAINLEVHCGTHPRIGVVDDLSFHPLSQAATMEDAAQLAKLVASDIGNGLQVPVFLYAAAHHSGKSVSAVRRELGYYRPNHKGIQWAGPVLPDTLPMKPDVGPVHVSRERGATMVGAKPFIESYNVPILCKDIPTVRRITRRVTGRSGGFPTVQALALFHGDNCTEIACLLDPDHVGTDQVQWLVEQIAEEQGLEVDKGYPTDLPRDIMLERYFKMISAAD; via the exons GCAAAGGTAAAGGCAAAGCTCAGCATGATGCACTCAAAGGTTATCTGCTGCAAGCTCTACATCTCTGAAAGCCAAAATGCCATGGTTGTTGATGCAATCAGTCGCATTGGCCAGAAAGACCCTGAGGTGGTTTTACTCAGCAAGTTCGAGGATGAGTACTACAACCGTGTCCGCTACACGCTCGTCTCCTATATCATCAGCAGCAGCTCAACTGGTGAAGCTGTATTTAGCCCAATCAGGAAAGTATTGTTGGCAATGATTGAGACTGCATTTTCAGCCATAAATCTTGAAGTGCACTGCGGAACTCATCCAAGGATTGGTGTCGTTGATGACTTATCATTCCACCCCTTGAGTCAAGCAGCTACAATGGAGGATGCTGCTCAGCTGGCTAAGCTGGTGGCCTCTGACATTGGCAATGGCTTGCAAG TCCCGGTGTTCCTGTATGCGGCAGCACACCACAGTGGCAAGAGTGTTAGTGCAGTACGACGTGAGCTCGGCTACTACAGGCCAAATCACAAGGGCATCCAATGGGCAGGTCCGGTGCTCCCTGATACTCTGCCAATGAAGCCAGATGTGGGCCCAGTTCATGTTTCTCGTGAAAGAGGTGCCACGATGGTCGGAGCTAAACCTTTTATTGAGAGCTATAATGTGCCAATACTGTGTAAGGATATCCCAACCGTGAGGAGGATTACCCGAAGGGTGACCGGACGGAGTGGAGGTTTCCCgacagtgcaagcacttgccctttTCCATGGGGACAATTGCACGGAGATTGCATGCTTATTGGATCCAGATCATGTTGGTACCGATCAGGTTCAATGGCTGGTGGAGCAGATAGCAGAGGAGCAAGGACTTGAAGTTGACAAGGGTTATCCCACCGACCTGCCCAGGGATATAATGCTAGAAAGGTACTTCAAGATGATTTCTGCTGCTGATTGA
- the LOC127323290 gene encoding formiminotransferase cyclodeaminase-like protein isoform X2 produces the protein MESKLPDQVKAKLSMMHSKVICCKLYISESQNAMVVDAISRIGQKDPEVVLLSKFEDEYYNRVRYTLVSYIISSSSTGEAVFSPIRKVLLAMIETAFSAINLEVHCGTHPRIGVVDDLSFHPLSQAATMEDAAQLAKLVASDIGNGLQVPVFLYAAAHHSGKSVSAVRRELGYYRPNHKGIQWAGPVLPDTLPMKPDVGPVHVSRERGATMVGAKPFIESYNVPILCKDIPTVRRITRRVTGRSGGFPTVQALALFHGDNCTEIACLLDPDHVGTDQVQWLVEQIAEEQGLEVDKGYPTDLPRDIMLERYFKMISAAD, from the exons GTAAAGGCAAAGCTCAGCATGATGCACTCAAAGGTTATCTGCTGCAAGCTCTACATCTCTGAAAGCCAAAATGCCATGGTTGTTGATGCAATCAGTCGCATTGGCCAGAAAGACCCTGAGGTGGTTTTACTCAGCAAGTTCGAGGATGAGTACTACAACCGTGTCCGCTACACGCTCGTCTCCTATATCATCAGCAGCAGCTCAACTGGTGAAGCTGTATTTAGCCCAATCAGGAAAGTATTGTTGGCAATGATTGAGACTGCATTTTCAGCCATAAATCTTGAAGTGCACTGCGGAACTCATCCAAGGATTGGTGTCGTTGATGACTTATCATTCCACCCCTTGAGTCAAGCAGCTACAATGGAGGATGCTGCTCAGCTGGCTAAGCTGGTGGCCTCTGACATTGGCAATGGCTTGCAAG TCCCGGTGTTCCTGTATGCGGCAGCACACCACAGTGGCAAGAGTGTTAGTGCAGTACGACGTGAGCTCGGCTACTACAGGCCAAATCACAAGGGCATCCAATGGGCAGGTCCGGTGCTCCCTGATACTCTGCCAATGAAGCCAGATGTGGGCCCAGTTCATGTTTCTCGTGAAAGAGGTGCCACGATGGTCGGAGCTAAACCTTTTATTGAGAGCTATAATGTGCCAATACTGTGTAAGGATATCCCAACCGTGAGGAGGATTACCCGAAGGGTGACCGGACGGAGTGGAGGTTTCCCgacagtgcaagcacttgccctttTCCATGGGGACAATTGCACGGAGATTGCATGCTTATTGGATCCAGATCATGTTGGTACCGATCAGGTTCAATGGCTGGTGGAGCAGATAGCAGAGGAGCAAGGACTTGAAGTTGACAAGGGTTATCCCACCGACCTGCCCAGGGATATAATGCTAGAAAGGTACTTCAAGATGATTTCTGCTGCTGATTGA